The genomic stretch TGAAAGCATATACCTTATTCCATATATGCTCTAATGAGAGGAGTGACCTGTCCAGTGCTGAAAATTTCTTTGTCTTTATAAAGATGTCAAAATTGCATACAACGGAAGGACCCTATCTAACTGTGATGAtacctttcatgatgcaaagaataaGCTCTTTACGTAttcatggttatatatagaaccatttacagttaaatggttctatatagttaCAGAAATACAGTCACGCTGTACAGCTCCACGAGGGAGAATTTGGGAATGGTGATGTTTGGTCATGAAAGGGTAAAAGTATGGACTGCTGAGTGTGCTCATTGAAAATTGTTTCTAGAAAAAGACAAACTCTCTCCAGCATTAACCAGACTTTTGTTTTTACACCTGGATAATTGAGGGCTTCTTTTGTTCATTGAGTGTTTTGTTCAGTATGACCCTGCGGCGAAAGTCACCTTAGGTGAACTGACGTCCTGCTGGGGCAGCGTCGCTAATTTCCCAAACGTCACAAACCCCAGTGCAGTGGTGCAGGGCCAGCGAGCCAATGTTTGTTTGAAGAAGAGGCTGTTTGATTGCCGTTGCTGGAGTGGAGTGATAGAAGGTGGTCAGTGGAGGGGAAGGAGGGTGATGATGAACCATCTGTATAAAAAGGACTGTTGGCAAAGCAGTTGGCTGTGTCTGGACCTGAGGGACGATCCAACGGAAAGCAATGATGCGCGCAATTGAGCTGTTCTGCGTGGTCTTCTGGTGCCTCTGCGCTGCTACCTGGGCCTCCACCAACCGCGAGCCCTGTCGTAAGTGTCTCATCAATTTCTCCATTCATGTACTTAATCCATTTACTTGCCTCATTTAAGCAGTGCAGTGGTTTTGCTGAGTCTTGTAACATTGGTaatgttttttccccatttcttTTTCAGAGTCACCATCTATGACCAGCGGCACACTGAGTGTGGTAGGTAGATGGGTTACTGACTGAAAATACAAAGAAACTTACCTCAATACGTTCTTGAACCAAGTACTTAACTCAAAGTCTCTCTTACAAACGCAGAGCTCCACCGGTGGTCATGACATTGCTGAGGGGCACTTCAACTACAATTCCACAGCAAAGAGGCTCCGCTTTGTGGAGAATGAAAGCCACTCGCACAAAACCTCCCACATGGATGTGCTCATCCATTTTGAGGAGGTACCTTTACTTCATGTTTAGTTTCATATAGGTCTGACAGCAGAcctaaataaaacacaacactCTTAGAAAAAATGACACGTTTTAGGGTACAAAAGCTGTACCTGTAGCTGAGTGCTCAAGGTTATGTCTTCAGGACCTTTACATTTAGTACCTGCAGTACAATTGGACCTTAAGGATCATGTACTACTGAGAGtacctttacattgttttgcCTTAGGGGGGGGCTAAAGTTTACCTGGATGGTGCCCTTCTTTCTGACAATGCTTTATtaactcttaaaaatggttcctGGTTCAGGGAAAAAGTTTTAACATCTTCACAAATATAGTTTTGTATAGCAGGGGCTCTTAAATCAGTCTACATGAGCCCCCAGATGGTTCACATTTTGTTGTTGGAGAACCACTGCTATGTAGCTCACTGAAAGGCATTTTAGTGAATCAGAAGTTGGTTTTCTATAGCATTGCACCACAGAGccattttggcacctttattttaaagagtgtagtgAAAAAAGGTCCCTAATCAGTATTTGTTATACTTaaacactattatagagaacagaattAGAAACCGGTGACTATGCTCAAATGGGTATTCTGTGCCTGCTGTATTACACATACTTCAATTACTGTAGTGCAGGATTATGACTGCAATCAGCATTATGTCCACTGTTTTTGGACCACTGCAATGTCCATGCTTTATATTAAAACTCATCATCAATAATCATAATTTGTGGATGAATTATTTACTAATGAAACTGATTGCCCCAATGATAATAACACACATTCGGATGACcgttctttccctctctcaatcCCTTGTCCTCACACACAGGGTGTACTGTATGAGATAGACATCAAGAACGAAAGCTGCAAGAAGCAGACACTGAAGTATCACCGGCACCCCATGGAGCTGCCCTCCGACACCCATTACGAGAGTGAGGCGTATCTGGGCAGCCCGACCAAGTCTGAGCAGGGCCTGAGAGTGCGCATGTGGAACGGAAAGCTACCTGATCTTCACGGTTAGtatctccctctttcactcccgttctctgcctttctctcacAGATTTGGTCGACTTCATGAGGTCTTAGCTTTTGAACTAACAGTTGAAACAACTTcacatacatatttaaaaaatatttgaacatttttctgGACACATATTAACATGATAAATAGCCAGGATCTGTTGCACACCTCCTATATCTTACTAAtaactggagcagtttgcactATTTTCTATGTAATTACTGACTAATAAGCCTTAAGATGTAACACGCCTGAGATTTAGCAGCACAGCCAAAAATTATTCTATAGGGAGAATCGGAGCTTTTCATTGTGGGACTTGTTTTATCCAGACATTTATGTTTAACATCAATGTCTATCATTAGTAAATTTAtattcaacattcattttgtcattttgcttaATGCCAAGTTTCATCATTGCATCTGATAAGGTAAACCTGGCTAGAATACAAAGAATACAGAAGCCAAAATCCAGTCTAGTAATGTTTTAAAGAACTCATTTCTTCATGTTGCTGATTTGGTTGCAGCCAACTACACTATGCTGACCACGTCCTGTGGATGCCTCACTGTTTCCTACTGCTACCATAGTGAGAAGACTGACCTCTACTTCAGgtcagtttaaacatttgaaaaagaaaaaatgtttacatttacggcatttggctgacactcttatccagagcgacttacaatttggtcattttacacaggtaggccaaggtggtgttaggagtcttgcccaaggactcttattggtatagtgtacaGTGCTTGCCCttgtgggggattgaacccgagtctacagtgtagaaggcagaggtgttaacgaCTACACTATCCCAATCATTTAGATGCTACCTCTCTGCATCCACTGTATCCAACAAAAAGACGGAGCATGCCCTGCTTCtgcattatatatacattatatatttttgtttaatgaaCACTGTATACAACTAAAGTATCCAAAaagtacactgtaaataaactgtTCAACCCAAAACtgtaatgtagctaataatGCATAAAAGCTAATGAAATATAAAAGCTACTGTGTGCAATGTCTTAAAAAGTTAGACTAttaactaattaaaaaaaatatctaaCTAATCAAATGTTGTACCAGAATCAAATTGTAAAATCAGCCCTGATACAGTCTGATTTGCATGTGCACTActcaaatgtaaaattaatttgGTTGGGGGGTGAGGGTTGATTGTTCAACCAAGGAATGCTAATGAGGATAAAAATGACTAATACTTATTTAATAATCTAGTTTATGATTAGCATGAACCCATTTAATTGTACGTACAGTGCTCCTAAACCTGTCTCCGCCTTGCTTCTGACATTCTCAGTTTCATGAACGTGGAGACGGAGGTTGACGACGCACATGTCTTTGCGCCTCCGGCCTACTGCGACGGCGTGGCTTTAGAGGACACCCCTGACGACCACAGCTTCTTTGACCTGTTCCACGACTGAAGTGGCTAAAAACATAAATCAGCAGACACAGGATGACGGCACACAACAAAATACCAGAAAAAACCTTTCCGAAACAAAGTTTCACTATATCcaatttctcttctttcttaGGAGGAAATCTGACATTCTTTAGCTCAATCACTATCTCTGTTATCAGTTACAgtactgttttgtctttttgagactgtttctttttttaatgaagtcaataaatgctgaaaaaatgtaCATAGAAAGCCTCAACATCTGTTTCTGAAGCTTGTTAAACATGTGTTACTTGCCAGGGTAAACCTGCTGAGATAATGCAAATAGtgaaataaagaaggaaaataaGATTAGAGAGTAAAGACTACAGGCAACTACAGAAAGACAAGTCAGAGGTCTAGTTGTTTTCTTAAAATCAGCTTTTCTCTATATTCAGAACAAGAAGTCTGTTCCTAGAACGATTGCTTTCACTCTTTTTAATACACTGATTCCTAAACAtattaaaaagaacattacatATTTCTTATGAATGGATTTATAAAGTTATGTACTAATGTCgttaaaaattgtttttataaTATTAGTGCATCCTTTCTTTGTGTCTTTGCAATGAAGTAAACATTTTAACTTTAACATCatctaaaagctacatttttGAACACTGTCAGAAACAAAGATActctgcaggtacatttttgttcaagGTACGAACAATGTGAATGtatcctcaaaggtacaacaatggCCCTACTGTGTACCATAGACTTCTATTAGACTTGGACTACTATTAAAACATGATgtatgaaagaaataaaaatgttttgtttattataaaaCCAGGACAAATCCCTCTACTAGTAGACCACCACTGTCGCACTGTGTTGATGTCATACGACTGCACTGGACTCAATCCTACAGAAAACAAGACAGTCCAAAGTTTTTCATTTGGGTAATGGCATGCTCAGCCAAAGCTGAAAAAGAGAAGATATATTTGAAGtatacactacatggacaaatGGGACACCTACAACATTACACCTATAGGAGCTTTTATGAGATCCCATtttaaatccataggcatttatatagagttggtccccctttgcagctataacagcttctactcttctggaagatctttctacaagatttaggagagtgtctgtggaaatttttgcccattcatcctgaagagcatttgtgagtgGCGTAAAGCACATCACCACTGGactttggagcagtggaaatgtcttctgtggactgatgaattacacttctctatctggcagtctgatggacgagtctgggcttggcgaatgccaggagaacctAGAgaatttggtggaggagggacaATACTCTGGGTTGGTTTTCAGGGACTGGCCTGAACCCCTTTGTTACAGTGACATGTACATTTCCATTTGATTGTGGAAAATCCAGGATGGATGAAATTCCGCAAACTGACTTTTTGCAGTGGTGGCCTCCTATTACAGAACCACTCAAATTCAGTGACACACTGTTTCACAAgtctgaaaagaaaaagcagatgGCTAGGTGCTTTATTTTGTACACCTATATGACAATAGGACTGAATGAAACGCATGAATTCAATGAGTAAGagatgtgtcccaatacttttgtccatatagtt from Pygocentrus nattereri isolate fPygNat1 chromosome 23, fPygNat1.pri, whole genome shotgun sequence encodes the following:
- the LOC108437071 gene encoding ependymin-like, which encodes MMRAIELFCVVFWCLCAATWASTNREPCQSPSMTSGTLSVSSTGGHDIAEGHFNYNSTAKRLRFVENESHSHKTSHMDVLIHFEEGVLYEIDIKNESCKKQTLKYHRHPMELPSDTHYESEAYLGSPTKSEQGLRVRMWNGKLPDLHANYTMLTTSCGCLTVSYCYHSEKTDLYFSFMNVETEVDDAHVFAPPAYCDGVALEDTPDDHSFFDLFHD